GGCCATCGGGCCAGTGATCTTGATCTCCGGGATCGGCCTGCTGCTGCTGACGATGACCAACCGGTTGGGTCGGGCGATCGACCGGGCACGCATCCTGTCGGCTGAACTGCTGATAGCCGATGCACCAGGCAGGGCCAGGATTGGACGCCAGCTGGATATCCTTTGGGCGCGAGCCCGGATGATCCGCCTCTCCATCTCTCTAGCAGCAATCAGCGCCCTGAGCGCGGCCATTCTGGTCATCGTGTTGTTCGTGACGGCCTTGCTCTCCGCCAACTCCGCCTGGCTGATCGCGGCAATGTTCGCGACCTGCATGGCGAGCCTGATCGGCTCCCTGCTGGTATTCCTGCATGACATCAACCAGTCCCTGGCAGCGCTCAAGCTGGAACTTGAGGG
This genomic interval from Anaerolineales bacterium contains the following:
- a CDS encoding DUF2721 domain-containing protein, whose product is MMVPSVQELIPVLQTAIGPVILISGIGLLLLTMTNRLGRAIDRARILSAELLIADAPGRARIGRQLDILWARARMIRLSISLAAISALSAAILVIVLFVTALLSANSAWLIAAMFATCMASLIGSLLVFLHDINQSLAALKLELEGARPPGSDSRWG